CATCCCCTCCCACTCCTGTATaacttcttttgttttatttctaGATGATATTTGtataacaaattttatatttctttaaaagaataagagtaaataaagtatggattcAACTCTCCATTTATAAATGTTCCGGCtagtataaaatttaaattattaactaaatgcatatgaattattattatataaaaaatactacttgtcttttaaatttttagctTTTAGTCGGCCTttttgattaaaataatatatataacagTAATAAAAACACGTTCTACACccaaaattttgatttgtttcACAAATGTATTAAAGATCAGAATAGAATTTTTATAATCTGCGTAACAAAATCtttcatatataattaattttagttttttattgtttataagTAATTTTGTTGACCACataattttcataaataatttttattcttcAATTAAATGTCAATCCAACTTTACTATCTATCTAAAAAAGGGTGTAATGATTCTTACTACTTTAGAGAtagagatttatttatttatttccaaCTTttggttaataataataataataaacttgtTGCAATGCTCCACACTCTCTCCTCttattaagttaaataaatcgaaattctatttgattttttaaatctataaaaaaaatgcttCTTCCTCTCATTTCTACTTCTCATTATCCCTccagtaatattttaaaattctaataattaTTAAGTCCAAGTTTCTTATCTACTTTATAGAAACAGTCACTAGAAATagtcttaattaattaattaagcagCTATAAAGCAAGTATCAACTTGTTATCCACATTACGGTGCATATATCCAAATTCAATTATATAACGAACCAATTATGGAGCACTGTTCACTTTGTAAATAGACTATTCATTGCCTCACATCTCATCATCTTGGATCTTTCTTGACTTAGCCCTCTGTTTTCTTTCTAATAACTAGTGCTATATTGAATTAATTTCAACAAAAGCAACCTTAGTGGAATATATAGTAAAAGATACAAcaatagttttatttatttatttatttatttatttcttatagTGAAAGATAAAGCAGTAATGGTGGTAAATAGACAATAATTAATTAGGACAATAAATTATATAGAATAAAAGAAACCAGTGAGGCAGTGATGATGTGGTGAGTGGTGCTTAGCTAGTAGATATAATTGAATTGAACAACATTGAAATGGGTAATTTCTTGCAAATTTTTATGAGATTCTGTGGGAGTTTAGGTGAACATTATTTTCATCCGTAGATATTGAATTGTACACGTTCTTTAATAATACATGACACTACCGAATAGCGTTACGCATGCTATAAGAAAATTCCAGAATGAGAATCTAGAGAAAAATTTGGCACCAATAACACCAGATATaggcttttttttatttaaataaaaaattatatttctggaattaaatcataacacaaaaatttattatgatttaaattataacaccttctctttctattttagTATGCAGAGAGAACGAAAATAATCAGAAAAAATATAACGATGATTTTCTCTTTGTCTAGAATGAGAATCTAGAGAAAAATTtggatatatattatttaatgttACTTTGTAAGATGATAAATGCAGGAAATTGTTACGATTTAATTAGTTTGGGCGCTTTGGTTTAGTCATTAGTGCTTCGAAAAGTTTGCGTTATGACTTATCACAACCTCCGCAAATTGTGGACACCGCCGCGCAGCACAACCACTTCAATTCAGATCTTacttttcaattaaattaatttacctccaatttctttgcttcatttttcaaaacaaatttcaatTATCTTCTAGtttatgctagcttttcaaaagaatttccaaaataattaaaccccAAAAGCAAAAGTGTTGGTGGGTCTATCATCCTCATCATgtaatattatattagaatGTATCTGCTTCTAGACAAAGAATATATAGATAACGAGGTAAGgaatataaataagataaaaaaaaagttgtatttttatgtatgtatttgttattttcaaattttttagcgCATAAAAAACtagataattttatattaaaataaatatgtttTTGGACTGTTTTTATATTTGTCTCGACTTTCAAATAAATTTGcatctttgaatttttttttaatttctatcttaaaatatttataaaaagaaccttaaaaaaatatcataaataaacATTAACAATAAAACATCGTATTAACTACTCTTAGATGGATTATAAAATCCATTACAAGAAAActttatatatgttttattttttaataaatttaccGAACAATAAATTACTAAATACAGAAGacaaaattcaaatcaattaactAATCATTCCACTAATTtaagtttatttctttttatttctataGTTAATCTTTGtttatctattattttattaactaattagtAGTTAAAGAAAAAGTTGGTATTATgagaaaattataataataattaataatttaaagaataaatataagagtaaaaaagaaatgaattctcttatttttttataattaaaaaaataaagtatgatttataattttttaataagaaaagcTGATAGTAAgagtttgtttgatttaaattgAAGCTTGTGGTCCTCTATTTCTACTACTAACACCACAACCAGCAGAGTACTAATGGAATTTTTGTTACCTCTGCAACCAACTCCAACAGCACCTGAAACAGTTCTCTAACTTTGAAAcctctctcctcctctctctctttcaaaTACCCTTCAATAATCTTGCTACGACACATCTTCTGGATCCTCTAATCatcattctcttctcttctcctccaTGTTCAAGGAACTTTAATTTCTCGCTAACTTCAAACATAAAACATGTGTTGCTCATTCAAATAGTTTCTTTCCAGAGAGATCTGTTTCTATCTTGTCATAATTCTTGTAAAACACTACTACtccttgttttgttttgtttcttattCCCTCCTTTCAAATACTCTCAAAGTTGCGTTTGAAAGATggatctttttcaaaacccatCTTGTATAAAATCAAAGAGATTGGAAGCAGGATTATGGGTTGCAAAGCTTGTGCTGATGATGATGGGGGTTGTATCCcttctttttttgttgaaaGTGGCAATAATCCCATACACATTCGATCTTCTTCTCTCGACTCTCCCTCGCCTTTGGACCTCTGCAAGAAGCTGGTTGACTCTCCCATTTGTTTACATCATTGTcaacttcatcatcatcaccattgcTGCTTCCTCCAACTTCTCCCACCAATCCATACCCTTCTCTTCTGCTACTTCTTCACCCAAGAAAACTGATGCAGATTCAGATTCAGATGCAACCACCACTGTTTCAGACCCTCCCACCAACCCAACTACTCACCCGGTAATCCAAAACAATGAGCCACCAAATCAACAAGAGAAAGAGGTTATTcaacatgaagaagaagaagaaaaagaagtagaagttgtTGATGCTGATTATGACTATGATAAGTTAAGAGCACTTGGTTTGTCTTTTGAGAAAATCCTGACCAGCCCATCATTGGAAAAGTGCACCAACGACTATTTCTTGCCGGAATCCGATGAAAAAGGTGATGATCGTGATCACgatgatgatcatgatgatACACTAGAAGCAACATGGAGGGCTATCATGGAGGGTCAAGGGAAAACAATGAAGCCGCAGCTGAAGAAGAGTGACACATGGAGTGGTGGTGCAAGGATTTCCAAGGCAGAGCCATTTCAACGACATAACAATGGACAAGGTACTCATCTTTCATCATGATCACTTACTCTATCTGCATCAAATAATGATGCTATTTATTATTAACTCAGATTAAGCTGCATATACTTCTCGGTGTGGCCCTTCCTCGAATCCTGCGTTAATGCATGATGTTTGTGCACTGGGATGCTTTTTGATGGTATTATATTCAATatctttttttgtatttatgcaACATAGGCTATGGTGGTGGCGATGATGATGATCCTGTAACTTGGGCTCAAAAGGAGCTGAGAAAGTCTGAGACTTTCAACGACAGAGCTTCGTTGAGGAGGGAGAAGTCAATGACCCCTGAGGAGTTGAATCTCAGGGCTGAAGCATTCATCAAGAATTTCAACAATCAGATGAAGCTTCAGAGACTTGAATCTTACCAACGTTACATGAAAATGGTCAATGGCCGAGCTTAGCTTGATGttgttcttcatcttccttTTTCACCAGTCAcagtgaaaataataatttagcaaAATGAGAGTCTCTTGAAGTATATTAACCATTTGAAGGTACACATAAATATAAGATATTCATATTCTCAACTCTTTTGtgctgttttattttattttatgtttttcttacATATTCTAATTGCATTTTCCATGGTGTATGTGTATTTGTATTCTGCAGCAATGTGATGTTTAGATATAAAACCAGCCTTTACATAACAAGCTTAAAATGATTGGTCTATGGTAGTAGATGAGGATTTTATACTATAATAATTCGGAATAATTGATAGTGGCAGAGTTAAGTATAACACTATTTTAATATGGAATCTTTGTATATCTAAATTGAACATAACCAGAAATGATAGTGCTTGTTGAACTTTTAATACTGTTCTTTCTTCACTAGTTATGACCTCAGAAATGATTCTCTATTCTATAGTCTATACACTAATATGAACTTATGTGACTTCAAAAGTGTGACTAtattgttcattgttgcatttttATGGGATATTCAAGTATGAAGCATTGGGCTTGTAACACCTGgcatagaaataaaaaaaagggtaCCATAACTATACACAATTAAATGAATCCAGCTTTGATTAGGCTGTTCCACCTAACTAGCACTTGATTGAAGtgtagaaaataataataataataataatactattaaTATAAACACTATACATCTAATCTCTCACATTCGATTTGTCGGTCACTATAGTTTTGAGTGTTGACcgttttttctttctcattggCAGGACTTGATGTGTGTACATATTTTTGCTGCTGAGACTGTGTGAGGAAGCCAAAACATGTGTATCAGAGGACATGGTGGACTTTTTCCCTTGTCAAGTTTCTTGTGACATAGTAGGCATAATATTATTAGTAGTTTTTTCCCCCTAATCTATGTTGTTCTCTTTCAATAAGTCTagtgttttatatatattatatgatatatataaacataaggGTTGTAGTAAGTATGTAATTTGAACCCTAGGCAACACGCACTAAGAGGAGGATTATTTGTACTTATGCTGCAATTTCATGCAGAGCTAGTTTGCAAGCTAATTTACTTTAGTATGTGATGCATAGTTGCCCTCTTTTTTTCCTCCAAATAAATTACTCTCCCCATTCTTagattaaataatacaataaaaaaaaaatagatgacTAATTAGATGATTTTACATGTTTGACTGAACTATTTAACAATTCATAATATCATCTTTATATGAAGatgtctttttatatatttacaaATGAAGGAAATATGAATAGGAACAAGTAACAACCCGGAATTAGGTCCCAATTAAACTAAATCACCTATGCCCTTCCAATAACGAAAAAGGAACCATGCACATGCTTGGAGGTGGTATCTGCTTGTGTTGATTGATATAAGCAACTCAGAGGAAGAGGAGTACTATACTAGTCTTTGCATATATGATATTTGCAATGTTAGCATAGATAATGCATTAGGCAATGGGGACACTGACAATATCTAATTAACATCATAAGTTGACCGAAAGGCTAGGACAACTTTAAGTACACTGTCATGTTAAAAAGAACCTAggcttttattgatttttatattttttactatatgGGTTTTAAGGGCATGAATAtggataaattaaattgaaagtaACGTTAAGTTTAAGAGTGATGATTAATGGTTTTTGCATGGCACCTTTAATTAAGGTGTGAATCTTGGCCTAAACAGATTGGTTATGTGGTCAATATCTTAAAAGGTAAACATTTAGTTTTGGGCCCAAATTGTGAGATTAAGGCAATAAATCTAAGGGAATTCACGCACATGCACATGGATATCTCACCTTTTAGAATAGTATAGAACAGATCAATGTAGATAATATTGAGAATCATCCTTTCTAATTTCGAAATAAGAAAAGTATAaggttttattttatgttttcatgagattaaatacatttaaaatttgagtttaatttttatacattaattacatttattcttttatatgACTATTTACCAATCAACATAAAAAATGTTTATTTGTTGTTATATGGGGCCGTTGCAAGTAATATAAAAGAAGATTAAATGTAGTTTTAGAAGTTTACAAGTATTTTTAATGTTGAGATAGCACTTTCTTGCTGTTGCTTGAAGGCTTCATGAGTAATTATGATGGTACCCAAGATCAGAAAGCAAGTTGGCTGCCCGACACATGCCACTGAAAATTGAAACAAAGGAACCCCATATGGTTCTCTGTAGTGTCACAAACCTCGAGTGGTTTGAGAGTACAAAGCCTCATAAAGAAGTAGGACCTTGTACagcttgaaatataaatataacctgctagttattttattttattttatttttatcgtaTATAATAAACCATACACACGGGGACCCTCCAACTTCTGCAAACTGCTTTTTAACTTCAATTAGAAActattaattttgaatattaacATTCAATTCGtctcttttttactttttcttcccACTTTTATCAGTGGATTCTGCTACCCTGGAAATAGCTTTTTATATGGGAGAGATCTTTCCAGGTATGCCTTATTTGAAGTATTAGTTAGATTAATCCGATCCTTAGTATACATTTGTTTAATTATTCACAAGAGTTTGCTCCCTAAAGGTTTATTTGCATagtcttttttgtttattttttctctctagaGATTGAAGTTAATTGCAAACCAAGTCCCCACAATATTTATGTAAACACCgctctaataaaattattatgctGAATACTCCTATATGGGATGCCAATATaatcataacaaaataaaaggtGTTATGTGTAATGTCTAAAGATAACTATATAATTTACTCTCTTATCACTATGAGTGGAAATGCAAAGACAACGATCAAGTTGGGGGTATGCATTGAATCAAGTTGTCTACACAATAGATGGTTATATGTATAATAATTACGTCTAAAAATCGATTAAGAAGAATGTGGTAAGCATAACAAAAGCATAAGACCCCAAATGTTTGCCATTTTCAAAAGGCAAGTCCTTTTCTTAAAAACCACTAATTTAAACAAACCATAAAATGCTTGTACACGTTGTTGTGGCACTATTATCTATTAAGCAGCTGTGGACCTGAAGCTATTGACTAGGGGGAACCAGACAGTGCATGGAACATAACAGTAAGTGCTTCCTTCAACAAGAGGCTATTTAAGCTAGTAGTAAGCACTAGGAAGTTTTTTCAACATAAGGTCATAATGGTGCAGACTACAGAATACCCCTGAAGAATTCTATGTCCTAACGTATGGAAAATTGATGAATAAAAAGATGAGAAGGAAGTCTCCCTNNNNNNNNNtgcaaacaaacaaaaaaaaaaaaaaaagaaaaaaaaaaaaaacaaccatTATGTTTTTTTCCTCGCTCTGTCCAGTTTGAAGTTAACTACACCCCTTCGCCCCTTCCATTTTTTTCTTGGTCATCATTTCAAAATGCAAATTCATAATGTCGAGTCCTTTTCTGAGCGTCTATGAAAAACGAGAGT
The Arachis duranensis cultivar V14167 chromosome 5, aradu.V14167.gnm2.J7QH, whole genome shotgun sequence genome window above contains:
- the LOC107490772 gene encoding uncharacterized protein LOC107490772 is translated as MDLFQNPSCIKSKRLEAGLWVAKLVLMMMGVVSLLFLLKVAIIPYTFDLLLSTLPRLWTSARSWLTLPFVYIIVNFIIITIAASSNFSHQSIPFSSATSSPKKTDADSDSDATTTVSDPPTNPTTHPVIQNNEPPNQQEKEVIQHEEEEEKEVEVVDADYDYDKLRALGLSFEKILTSPSLEKCTNDYFLPESDEKGDDRDHDDDHDDTLEATWRAIMEGQGKTMKPQLKKSDTWSGGARISKAEPFQRHNNGQGYGGGDDDDPVTWAQKELRKSETFNDRASLRREKSMTPEELNLRAEAFIKNFNNQMKLQRLESYQRYMKMVNGRA